The genomic DNA AAGCTTGCAGTCTTAATCCGCGTGGCGTTCAATCCAACCGGCGATCACGGTGGCGACAAATTCCAAGTCGCGCGAATCCTTCAACAGCAAATGATCCGATCCGGGCAGCGTGATTAGGCTCCGCGACTTCGCCGGCCCGTCGGCCTCGCCGTCGTGTCGCGGCACGATACGCGAAGTGCTTTCGTAGCCCACCGTTTCGTCGTCCGGTGAATGTAGCGCGAGTATCGGCTTGCGGATCGCAGCGATGGTTGATTCCAGATCGTACCGACGCCATTGATCTAAAGTCGCTTTGCGGATCGTGAACGACCGCCCACCGATCGTCACTTGCCCCACGCCGTCGACGTCAATCGCAGGATTCATCCGCAGCATCGTATCGGCCAGATGCCAGGTGTCGCTGGGAGCGGCGATGCTGACGGTCCCGCGAATGGAATCCAATGCATCGGTCAGTGCCAACGATGCCGCCCCGCCAAAACTGTGCCCAATCAGAAACGCAGGTTGATCGAATTGAGTATCAAAATATGCGACGGCGGCTCGCAGGTCGGCAAGGTTGGTTTCGAAGTTGGTCTGGGCAAAGTCCCCTTGGCTGTCGCCAATCCCCGTCATATCGAACCGCAACACGATGATCCCACGCTGCGCCAACAGACGACTTAACCGGACGATCGTCTTGAGATCCTTACCGCAGGTGAAACAGTGCGAGAACGTGGCCCGAGCGATCGCCGGAACCGTAGGCATCTCGATGATCCCGGCCAGCGGGAAGCCGCTGCCGCCGGGAAATTCGACGCGTTGGCTGCGCCGGGTCGCGACGTGGTCCGCAGGCTCAGACACGACCATTACTCTCGT from Rosistilla carotiformis includes the following:
- a CDS encoding alpha/beta hydrolase family protein, encoding MSEPADHVATRRSQRVEFPGGSGFPLAGIIEMPTVPAIARATFSHCFTCGKDLKTIVRLSRLLAQRGIIVLRFDMTGIGDSQGDFAQTNFETNLADLRAAVAYFDTQFDQPAFLIGHSFGGAASLALTDALDSIRGTVSIAAPSDTWHLADTMLRMNPAIDVDGVGQVTIGGRSFTIRKATLDQWRRYDLESTIAAIRKPILALHSPDDETVGYESTSRIVPRHDGEADGPAKSRSLITLPGSDHLLLKDSRDLEFVATVIAGWIERHAD